In one window of Gloeocapsopsis sp. IPPAS B-1203 DNA:
- a CDS encoding CmpA/NrtA family ABC transporter substrate-binding protein — MTKFTRRQFIFTAGTATAASLLMHGCANGNSNTAANNGGTVPAANIDPADAPEVTTARLGFIALTDAAPLIVAKEKGYFDKYGMKDVEVAKQASWAVTRDNLVLGSGGGGIDGAHILTPMPYLMSLGTITQGNRIPMYILARLNTNGQAISLSNTYKEMNVGLDSSPLQQAFAQQKSAGRELRAAVTFPGGTHDLWMRYWLAAGGINPNSEISVIVVPPPQMVQNVRVGNMETFCVGEPWPAQTVTQGIGYTALTTGELWKDHPEKALAMRADWVDQHPKATKAILMAVQEAQQWCALPENKEEMANIVANRQWLGVSAKDILGRFQGQYDYGTGRTEDYSDSLLMKFWRDNASYPYKSHDLWFLTENIRWGYIPGDTDTRALVDQVNREDLWREAAQALGVSAAEIPQSTSRGVETFFDGVQFDPENPTAYLNSLKIKKA; from the coding sequence ATGACCAAGTTTACGAGAAGACAATTTATTTTCACTGCTGGGACTGCAACTGCTGCTTCGCTATTGATGCATGGCTGTGCTAATGGTAATTCTAATACTGCAGCAAATAACGGTGGTACGGTTCCAGCGGCTAATATTGACCCAGCCGATGCACCAGAAGTAACAACTGCACGATTAGGATTTATTGCACTTACAGATGCTGCGCCTTTAATCGTTGCCAAAGAAAAAGGCTACTTTGACAAATATGGCATGAAGGATGTCGAAGTAGCAAAACAAGCATCTTGGGCAGTTACCCGCGACAATTTAGTTCTTGGTTCTGGTGGTGGTGGAATTGATGGTGCGCATATTTTGACACCCATGCCTTATTTGATGTCTTTAGGGACAATTACGCAGGGCAATCGCATTCCGATGTATATTTTAGCGAGATTAAACACCAATGGGCAGGCAATTTCACTATCTAACACTTACAAAGAAATGAACGTAGGTTTAGATAGTTCTCCCTTACAACAAGCTTTTGCACAACAAAAATCTGCTGGTAGAGAACTGAGGGCTGCGGTAACTTTTCCTGGAGGAACCCACGACTTGTGGATGCGCTACTGGTTAGCTGCAGGTGGAATTAATCCGAACAGTGAGATTTCTGTAATTGTCGTTCCACCACCACAGATGGTACAGAACGTGCGCGTGGGTAATATGGAAACCTTCTGTGTGGGTGAACCTTGGCCTGCACAAACGGTCACACAAGGCATTGGTTATACTGCCCTCACAACTGGCGAACTATGGAAAGATCATCCAGAAAAAGCACTGGCAATGCGGGCAGATTGGGTAGATCAACATCCCAAGGCAACGAAAGCAATTTTGATGGCAGTGCAGGAAGCTCAACAATGGTGCGCTTTGCCAGAGAATAAAGAAGAAATGGCAAATATCGTTGCTAATCGGCAATGGCTGGGAGTATCAGCGAAAGATATTTTAGGTCGTTTCCAAGGTCAGTATGACTATGGTACAGGTCGTACTGAAGACTATAGCGACTCATTACTCATGAAATTCTGGCGCGATAACGCCTCCTATCCTTACAAGAGTCACGATCTGTGGTTTTTAACCGAAAACATTCGTTGGGGTTATATTCCAGGCGATACTGACACGAGAGCGCTCGTCGATCAAGTTAACCGCGAAGATTTGTGGCGCGAAGCCGCCCAAGCGCTTGGTGTTTCAGCGGCTGAAATTCCTCAGAGTACTTCCCGTGGTGTGGAAACATTCTTTGATGGCGTGCAGTTTGATCCAGAAAATCCAACAGCATATTTGAATAGTTTAAAAATCAAAAAAGCCTAA
- a CDS encoding ferredoxin--nitrite reductase — MTEAAKKETLNKFEKFKAEKDGLAVKGELEHFAALGWEAIDETDRDHRLKWVGLFFRPVTPGKFMMRMRIPNGIVTSHQMRVLGEVVQRYGDDGNADITTRQNIQLRGIRIEDFPDIFNRFRAAGLTSVQSGMDNVRNITGDPVAGLDADELFDTRELVCQVQDMITNNGEGNPEFTNLPRKFNIAITGGRDNSVHAEINDLAFIPGFKNDTFGFNVIVGGFFSAKRCDAAVPLHAWVPPEDVVAVCRVVLEIFRDSGLRANRQKSRLMWLIDEWGIEKFRAEVEKKLGKELQPAAEKDEIDWEKRDHVGVFRQKQAGLNYVGLHIPVGRLYAQDMFEIARLAEVYGNSEIRLTVEQNLIIPNIPDSRLDAFLAEPLLQRFSISPETLTRGLVSCTGAQFCNFALIETKNRALGMIKALESELHFTRPVRIHWTGCPNSCGQPQVADIGLMGTKVRKNGKAVEGVDIYMGGKVGKDAHLGTCVTKGIPCEDLQPVLRDLLIEHFAAQPKQEAISAR, encoded by the coding sequence ATGACAGAAGCAGCCAAGAAGGAAACCCTAAATAAATTCGAGAAATTCAAAGCCGAGAAAGATGGTCTTGCTGTCAAAGGCGAATTAGAACATTTTGCTGCGCTCGGGTGGGAAGCAATAGACGAAACTGATCGCGACCATCGACTCAAATGGGTAGGACTATTCTTTCGCCCTGTGACTCCTGGTAAGTTCATGATGCGGATGCGCATACCCAACGGTATCGTCACAAGTCATCAGATGCGAGTATTAGGTGAAGTGGTGCAACGCTATGGTGATGATGGCAATGCAGACATCACTACTCGACAAAATATTCAGTTACGTGGAATACGAATTGAAGACTTTCCCGATATTTTTAATCGGTTTCGTGCCGCAGGATTAACCAGTGTTCAGTCGGGAATGGACAATGTGCGTAATATTACTGGCGATCCAGTAGCTGGACTTGATGCAGATGAGTTATTTGATACGCGCGAGTTAGTCTGCCAAGTGCAAGATATGATTACCAATAATGGTGAGGGTAATCCAGAGTTTACGAACTTGCCACGCAAATTTAATATTGCGATTACAGGCGGGCGCGATAACTCAGTTCATGCTGAAATCAACGATTTGGCATTTATTCCTGGATTTAAAAATGATACTTTCGGCTTCAACGTCATTGTTGGTGGTTTTTTCTCTGCCAAGCGCTGCGACGCGGCAGTTCCTCTCCATGCTTGGGTACCTCCAGAAGACGTCGTTGCAGTATGTAGAGTGGTTTTAGAAATCTTTCGGGATAGTGGACTGCGGGCAAATCGCCAAAAGTCACGCCTAATGTGGCTAATTGATGAATGGGGAATCGAGAAATTCCGCGCTGAAGTTGAAAAAAAACTAGGTAAGGAACTACAACCCGCCGCCGAGAAAGATGAAATTGATTGGGAAAAACGCGACCATGTTGGAGTTTTTCGCCAAAAGCAAGCAGGGTTAAATTATGTAGGTTTACATATTCCAGTGGGACGGCTTTATGCTCAAGATATGTTTGAAATCGCCCGACTCGCTGAAGTTTACGGAAATAGCGAAATTCGGCTTACGGTAGAGCAAAACTTGATTATTCCCAATATTCCCGATTCGCGCTTAGATGCATTTTTAGCCGAACCATTGTTACAACGCTTTTCGATTAGCCCTGAAACATTAACTAGAGGCTTAGTTTCTTGTACTGGTGCTCAGTTTTGTAACTTTGCCTTGATTGAAACCAAAAACCGAGCTTTAGGAATGATTAAGGCACTCGAAAGTGAGCTACATTTTACACGCCCAGTGCGCATTCATTGGACAGGATGTCCGAATTCTTGCGGTCAACCACAAGTTGCAGATATCGGATTAATGGGTACTAAAGTTCGGAAAAATGGCAAGGCAGTGGAAGGAGTTGATATCTATATGGGTGGCAAAGTGGGCAAAGATGCGCACTTGGGGACTTGCGTTACTAAAGGGATTCCTTGTGAAGACTTACAGCCAGTGTTACGGGATTTGCTCATTGAGCATTTTGCAGCGCAGCCTAAGCAAGAAGCAATCAGCGCTAGGTAA
- a CDS encoding nitrate ABC transporter ATP-binding protein (This model describes the ATP binding subunits of ATP-binding cassette (ABC) transporters for nitrate transport, or for bicarbonate transport, in bacteria and archaea.): MKVFVEVDHIDQEFLLPNGGKYVALRNIELKIQQGEFISLIGHSGCGKSTLLNIIAGLNRPARGGVLLEGRQVTKPGPDRMVVFQNYSLLPWLTVRENIALAVDEVMSNVPKGERRGIVEHHIDLVGLRHAANKRPGEISGGMKQRVAIARALSIRPKLLLLDEPFGALDALTRSGLQDQLMKICEENHMTCVMVTHDVDEALLLSDRIVMLTNGPESHIGQILEVPFPRPRHRLEVVNHPNYYSLRNEIVYFLNQQKRAKQRKAQQAVAIARNGLEKVNLEIGFVPLTDCAPLVVAKEKGFFEKYGLDQVILSREPSWKVLAEGVATRRLDAAQMTAGMPLAMTMGMNGKAPQPVVTGLVLARNGNSITLSKRFYDEGVRTLADFKAAIARTPDKVHTLGMVHPASMHNLMLRYWLSSADIDPDLDVSLTVIPPPQMVANLKAGNIDGFCVGEPWNSRAVKEDLGFVIATDLDIWNGHIEKVLGVREDWANQHPEAHLALIKALLEACEYCDDRRNREEIVTLLAQPQYVGVAPEYIRPGFIDEYARGNDTEPEMLLRYNQFYIDRTNCPYRVEGLWMMTQLARWGITPFPKNWIEILDRVQRVDLFGAAARDLDLLDVEPDRGSIHFFDGTVFNPDDPIRYLNSLKFKRDVRIEEVVFDATPAAV, from the coding sequence ATGAAAGTATTTGTAGAAGTCGATCACATTGATCAGGAATTCTTGCTACCGAATGGTGGTAAATATGTAGCGCTACGCAATATTGAACTAAAAATTCAACAAGGTGAATTTATTTCTTTAATTGGACACTCTGGCTGCGGTAAATCAACACTACTGAATATCATTGCAGGGCTAAATCGTCCAGCAAGAGGTGGGGTACTGCTCGAAGGGCGACAAGTTACAAAGCCTGGTCCTGACCGGATGGTGGTGTTTCAGAATTACTCATTATTACCTTGGTTAACAGTACGGGAAAATATTGCTTTAGCAGTTGATGAAGTTATGAGCAATGTCCCAAAAGGCGAACGCCGAGGTATTGTTGAGCATCATATTGATTTAGTCGGGCTGCGTCATGCGGCAAATAAACGACCAGGAGAAATTTCTGGGGGCATGAAACAGCGGGTGGCGATCGCCCGTGCCCTTTCTATTCGCCCAAAATTGCTATTGCTAGATGAACCGTTTGGTGCATTAGATGCTTTGACTCGTAGTGGTTTGCAAGATCAGTTGATGAAGATCTGCGAAGAAAACCACATGACGTGTGTGATGGTAACGCACGATGTCGATGAAGCTTTGCTGCTGTCAGATCGCATTGTCATGCTGACGAATGGACCCGAATCGCATATTGGACAAATTCTTGAAGTTCCCTTCCCACGTCCGCGTCATCGCTTGGAAGTTGTGAATCATCCCAACTACTACAGCTTGCGTAATGAAATTGTTTATTTCCTCAATCAGCAAAAACGTGCAAAGCAGCGTAAGGCACAGCAAGCCGTAGCGATCGCTCGCAATGGTTTAGAAAAAGTCAATTTGGAAATTGGTTTTGTTCCACTAACCGATTGTGCTCCCTTGGTTGTGGCAAAAGAGAAAGGATTTTTTGAAAAATACGGTTTAGATCAAGTTATTTTGTCACGCGAACCAAGTTGGAAAGTGCTTGCCGAAGGTGTGGCAACACGCCGCTTGGATGCTGCGCAAATGACTGCAGGAATGCCCTTAGCAATGACAATGGGGATGAATGGTAAAGCCCCGCAACCAGTCGTTACAGGGTTAGTTCTCGCACGCAATGGTAATTCAATTACTTTGAGCAAGCGGTTTTATGATGAAGGAGTTAGGACGCTTGCTGATTTTAAAGCGGCGATCGCCCGAACACCTGATAAAGTACATACTTTAGGTATGGTACACCCAGCATCAATGCATAACTTGATGCTACGATACTGGCTTTCTTCAGCAGATATTGATCCTGATTTGGATGTAAGCCTGACGGTGATTCCGCCACCGCAGATGGTCGCGAACCTCAAAGCTGGAAATATTGATGGATTCTGTGTTGGTGAACCTTGGAATTCCCGCGCAGTGAAAGAAGACTTGGGTTTTGTAATTGCAACAGATTTGGATATCTGGAACGGACACATTGAGAAAGTTTTAGGCGTGCGCGAAGATTGGGCAAATCAACATCCAGAAGCGCACCTGGCTTTAATTAAAGCTTTACTTGAGGCATGTGAATACTGCGACGATCGCCGCAATCGCGAAGAAATTGTCACGTTGTTGGCACAACCTCAATATGTTGGTGTTGCGCCAGAGTACATTCGCCCTGGATTTATTGACGAATACGCACGCGGTAACGATACGGAACCCGAAATGCTGTTGCGGTACAACCAGTTTTATATTGACCGTACTAATTGTCCGTACCGCGTTGAGGGGCTTTGGATGATGACGCAGTTGGCACGGTGGGGAATTACACCTTTCCCGAAAAACTGGATTGAAATTTTGGATCGAGTGCAGCGTGTCGATTTATTCGGTGCAGCAGCAAGAGATCTTGATTTATTAGATGTAGAACCTGACCGTGGTTCAATTCACTTCTTTGATGGCACAGTATTTAATCCTGATGACCCGATTCGCTATCTCAATAGTCTCAAATTCAAGCGCGATGTGCGGATTGAAGAAGTTGTCTTTGATGCAACGCCAGCAGCCGTGTAG
- a CDS encoding FeoA family protein — protein MKDPNNAQQHPSRKEWEFTFFGGTPESYKQEHSSISQNTAKMSFPLTRATVGDRLSIVKLNGEDELARRLFDLGLTVGCEIQIVSRTGSGSVVVGIQDNRIGLGAGMAHQILVTALSQTCST, from the coding sequence ATGAAAGACCCGAACAACGCACAACAGCACCCAAGTCGCAAAGAGTGGGAATTTACATTTTTTGGCGGAACACCTGAATCCTACAAGCAGGAACATAGCAGTATCTCACAGAACACTGCTAAAATGTCATTTCCCTTAACTAGGGCAACAGTTGGCGATCGCCTGTCGATTGTCAAACTCAATGGCGAAGATGAATTAGCGCGTCGTCTGTTTGATCTGGGTTTAACTGTAGGATGCGAGATTCAGATTGTCAGCCGTACCGGTAGTGGCTCAGTTGTGGTAGGCATTCAAGATAACCGCATTGGGCTTGGTGCAGGAATGGCACATCAAATTTTAGTCACAGCATTATCTCAAACTTGCTCAACGTAG
- a CDS encoding anthranilate phosphoribosyltransferase family protein, translated as MSNAFRDLLKKVGSGNHTGENLTRDEAATATRMILLQEATPAQIGAFLIAHRIKRPTGEELAGMLDAYDQLGPKLQPITTTQRVFVLGLPYDGRSRTAPISPIAALLLSAAGQPVIMHGGDRLPTKYGLPLVDIWQGLGVDWKKLSLAQTQQVFEATGVGFIYLPQHFPLAQGLFEYRDQVGKRPPFATMELIWCPYAGDAHIVAGYVHPPTEGMFQTAFAVRGTQHFTTVKGLEGSCDLPRDRTAIIGLSTLNPDEPIERLHLVPRDYGFTTKNVPLESTTQLLEAMQSILQGQPSELMQTALWNGGFYLWRCGVCPDMPSGIAKAEALLRSGAVTQQLQKITQVIALVTRSLIKF; from the coding sequence ATGAGCAATGCATTTCGGGATTTGCTAAAAAAAGTGGGTAGCGGTAATCATACCGGTGAAAATCTCACGCGAGATGAAGCAGCGACTGCAACTCGGATGATTTTACTGCAAGAAGCAACTCCAGCCCAAATTGGGGCGTTTCTGATTGCGCACCGGATCAAGCGCCCTACAGGAGAAGAGTTGGCAGGAATGCTTGATGCTTACGATCAACTTGGTCCTAAACTGCAACCAATAACTACAACACAACGTGTCTTTGTTTTGGGTTTACCTTATGACGGGCGATCGCGTACTGCACCCATTAGCCCGATCGCGGCTTTACTACTGTCAGCAGCAGGACAACCTGTGATTATGCATGGTGGCGATCGCTTACCGACTAAATATGGATTACCACTTGTTGATATTTGGCAAGGATTAGGTGTTGATTGGAAGAAGCTGTCACTCGCACAAACGCAACAGGTGTTCGAGGCTACTGGCGTAGGATTTATTTATCTCCCTCAGCATTTTCCCTTGGCTCAAGGTCTATTTGAATACCGCGACCAAGTTGGTAAACGTCCGCCATTTGCCACAATGGAACTGATTTGGTGTCCGTACGCTGGAGATGCGCATATTGTTGCTGGCTACGTTCATCCACCAACAGAAGGTATGTTTCAAACCGCTTTTGCTGTCAGAGGAACTCAGCACTTTACAACAGTCAAAGGATTAGAAGGAAGTTGCGATCTGCCCCGCGATCGCACCGCAATTATTGGCTTATCGACACTGAATCCTGACGAACCAATTGAGCGCTTGCACCTTGTTCCCCGCGACTATGGCTTTACGACTAAAAATGTCCCGTTAGAATCGACGACGCAGCTATTAGAGGCGATGCAATCTATATTGCAAGGGCAACCGTCTGAATTAATGCAAACAGCTTTGTGGAACGGTGGTTTTTATCTCTGGCGGTGTGGCGTTTGTCCAGATATGCCCTCGGGAATTGCGAAAGCTGAAGCTTTACTTAGAAGTGGTGCAGTCACACAGCAACTCCAAAAGATAACCCAAGTTATTGCTTTAGTGACGCGATCGCTGATAAAGTTTTGA
- the panD gene encoding aspartate 1-decarboxylase, protein MQRTLLLAKIHSCTLTAANLNYVGSVSIDQILLDAAGILPYEQVQVVNVANGERLITYAIAAPANSGAIELNGAAARLGMPGDRLIIMTYAQFTPEELKTYCPTVLLVTENNRLLEVRRYDDLLAQV, encoded by the coding sequence ATGCAACGAACGCTACTATTAGCTAAAATTCACAGTTGCACGCTCACTGCGGCTAATCTGAACTACGTAGGTAGTGTCAGTATCGATCAAATCTTACTCGACGCTGCAGGAATACTACCTTACGAGCAAGTGCAAGTTGTTAACGTTGCCAATGGAGAAAGATTGATTACATATGCGATCGCCGCTCCAGCAAATTCAGGAGCAATTGAGTTAAATGGCGCTGCCGCAAGACTCGGTATGCCAGGCGATCGCTTAATTATTATGACTTATGCACAATTCACACCCGAAGAACTCAAAACTTACTGCCCGACAGTTTTACTAGTAACTGAAAACAATCGTCTCCTTGAAGTCCGGCGCTACGATGATTTATTAGCGCAGGTTTGA
- the ntrB gene encoding nitrate ABC transporter permease, which yields MPAVTKYVVPPLVAIAVILVIWQLIFSGPDANLPGPITVLQETWDPLIIDPFFDYGGTNKGLGLQILASLGRVAIGFSLAAIVGIALGILVGISPFVYRALDPLFQVLRTVPPLAWLPLSLAALQQSNPSAIFVIFITAIWPIIINTTVGVQQIPQDYRNVAKVLRLSGPKFFWKILLPSAVPYIFTGLRIGIGLSWLAIVAAEMLTGGVGIGFFIWDAYNSSRLSEIILALVYVGIVGLILDRLVAFVASKVVPEEQMN from the coding sequence ATGCCCGCTGTAACGAAATACGTAGTGCCCCCACTAGTGGCGATCGCTGTTATTTTAGTCATCTGGCAGCTGATTTTCTCAGGACCAGATGCTAACTTACCTGGTCCAATTACTGTACTGCAAGAAACTTGGGACCCTTTAATTATCGATCCGTTTTTTGATTATGGTGGGACGAATAAAGGATTAGGTTTGCAAATCCTCGCAAGTTTAGGTAGAGTTGCTATCGGCTTTTCCTTAGCGGCGATCGTCGGGATTGCATTAGGTATTCTTGTCGGAATTAGTCCCTTTGTTTATCGCGCCCTAGACCCTCTATTTCAGGTGTTACGTACTGTACCACCTTTGGCATGGCTACCACTTTCACTAGCAGCATTGCAACAATCTAATCCCTCAGCAATTTTCGTCATTTTTATTACAGCAATTTGGCCTATTATTATTAACACAACTGTAGGAGTACAGCAGATTCCCCAAGACTACAGAAACGTTGCTAAAGTGCTGCGTCTATCGGGACCAAAGTTTTTTTGGAAAATTTTGCTTCCTTCAGCAGTTCCCTATATTTTTACTGGTTTGAGAATCGGGATTGGCTTATCTTGGTTAGCGATCGTTGCAGCAGAAATGTTAACCGGCGGTGTAGGAATCGGCTTCTTTATCTGGGATGCTTACAACAGTTCTCGGTTGAGTGAAATTATTCTGGCACTGGTTTATGTCGGGATCGTTGGTTTAATCCTCGATAGACTTGTTGCTTTTGTTGCATCTAAAGTTGTCCCAGAAGAGCAAATGAATTAA
- a CDS encoding LysR family transcriptional regulator: protein MRLEQLQAFLAIAETGSFQQAARKCGVTQSTISRQIQALEADLGLSLFHRTTGATLTLGGERVLPRVRKICQEWRTIKEELADLVAGKQPELCIAAIHSICSNCLPPVLQQFCHDYPEIQLRVTSLGSDRALKVLKDGLVDLAIVMNNRLLTTGSEMAVEVLYDEPIEVLTAANHPLAQFDKVPWFELVRYPQVVFKDGYGMQRLVQEQFERFGATLQAVLEVNTLDAFRGVVRQGELIALLPRSALVEASQDPTLAVRPLASSHSITGVNSGLTRQVVMVTTQDRLQVPPIRDFWQLVKKLVIPQFEQHSGPQIIENLQVR, encoded by the coding sequence ATGCGGCTAGAGCAGTTGCAAGCCTTTTTGGCGATCGCGGAGACAGGTAGTTTTCAACAAGCAGCACGAAAATGCGGCGTAACTCAATCGACAATCAGTCGCCAAATTCAAGCGCTGGAAGCCGATTTGGGATTATCGTTGTTTCATCGTACTACAGGTGCAACGCTGACTTTAGGAGGTGAGCGTGTCTTACCCAGAGTGCGAAAAATTTGTCAAGAGTGGCGGACAATTAAAGAGGAACTGGCGGATTTAGTTGCTGGAAAGCAGCCTGAATTGTGTATTGCGGCAATTCATTCGATTTGTTCTAACTGCTTACCCCCTGTTTTACAGCAATTTTGTCACGACTATCCCGAAATTCAGTTACGCGTGACGTCTTTAGGAAGCGATCGCGCGTTGAAAGTCCTTAAAGATGGACTTGTCGATTTGGCAATTGTGATGAATAATCGCTTGCTCACAACAGGTTCCGAAATGGCAGTGGAAGTGTTATATGACGAACCGATTGAGGTGTTAACCGCAGCAAATCATCCTCTGGCTCAGTTTGACAAAGTTCCTTGGTTCGAGTTGGTTCGCTATCCTCAAGTTGTTTTCAAAGATGGTTATGGAATGCAACGCCTTGTCCAAGAACAATTTGAACGGTTTGGCGCGACACTCCAAGCTGTTTTAGAAGTGAATACCCTTGATGCTTTTCGCGGGGTCGTGCGCCAAGGTGAATTAATTGCATTACTACCACGTTCCGCATTAGTCGAAGCAAGCCAAGATCCGACGCTAGCAGTGCGCCCTCTTGCGAGTAGTCATTCAATCACAGGTGTCAATTCTGGTTTAACACGTCAAGTTGTGATGGTGACGACACAAGATCGCTTGCAAGTTCCGCCAATTCGAGATTTTTGGCAATTAGTAAAGAAACTCGTTATTCCACAGTTTGAACAGCATTCAGGACCGCAGATCATCGAGAATTTGCAGGTGCGATAG
- a CDS encoding HEAT repeat domain-containing protein produces the protein MNTSIQLKLEQAHSALSASNWSLLVQCLQQLIPGRKREQGNINTVPEATQLLDLAIAVLLAGDFQQRWDVAKLIPRLGTSAIAPLVEILEDDDEELCWFAARTLGEFDHPQAIAALVELIKTTHHEELQAIAATALGQIGSNAVTVLTELLDDENTRLLAARSLAYIRRSETIAPLLSIVSDAQANIRAVAIEALSSFHDPRIAPVLLNALDDIAAPVRREAVLGLGFRTDLCAELDLIARILPKLYDFNLDVCHAAAIALGRLGTDPAVIGLNQVLQSPHTPESLQIEILRALGRIESNLALDHLSSFLEQSPSVAVCQEIITVLGQVKQPNNQVKAANILINMLHLQHPVTETGRIRAVIALSLGYLEQLQAIEPLIQLLADSERAVLLHAIAALKQLAPEIAYKQLQQIATSDLAPELKQGVAIALSEWLN, from the coding sequence GTGAACACAAGTATTCAACTCAAGTTGGAGCAAGCACACTCAGCGTTGAGTGCAAGTAACTGGTCATTACTCGTACAATGTTTGCAGCAGCTAATTCCTGGGAGAAAGCGCGAGCAAGGTAATATAAACACTGTACCCGAAGCAACGCAACTCCTTGATTTGGCAATTGCTGTGTTACTCGCAGGAGATTTCCAACAACGCTGGGACGTTGCAAAACTAATTCCCCGTCTAGGGACAAGCGCGATCGCTCCTCTGGTAGAAATCTTAGAAGATGACGATGAGGAACTGTGTTGGTTTGCTGCGCGGACTCTAGGCGAATTTGACCACCCACAGGCGATCGCTGCTTTAGTAGAACTGATCAAAACAACTCATCATGAAGAACTCCAGGCAATTGCCGCAACAGCACTCGGACAAATTGGAAGTAATGCCGTTACAGTCCTAACAGAGTTATTAGATGATGAAAATACGCGGTTACTTGCAGCGCGATCGCTTGCTTACATCCGGCGTTCAGAAACAATAGCACCACTACTGAGTATTGTCAGCGATGCCCAAGCGAATATTCGTGCTGTGGCAATTGAAGCTTTGAGTAGTTTTCACGATCCGCGAATTGCACCAGTATTACTCAATGCTCTAGATGATATTGCTGCTCCTGTAAGGCGCGAAGCTGTGTTGGGTTTAGGCTTTCGGACTGACTTGTGCGCAGAATTAGACCTTATTGCACGTATCTTACCAAAACTGTACGATTTCAATCTTGATGTGTGTCATGCTGCGGCGATCGCGTTAGGGCGTTTAGGGACAGATCCTGCTGTGATTGGCTTAAATCAAGTACTCCAATCACCACACACACCAGAGTCTCTCCAAATAGAAATTCTTCGGGCTTTAGGCAGAATTGAATCAAACCTGGCTTTAGATCATCTTTCCTCTTTTTTGGAGCAGTCGCCATCTGTTGCTGTATGTCAAGAAATTATCACAGTTCTAGGGCAAGTTAAACAACCAAATAATCAAGTGAAAGCTGCCAATATATTAATCAATATGCTGCATTTGCAACATCCAGTAACTGAAACTGGGCGGATCAGGGCAGTCATTGCTTTATCACTGGGATACCTAGAACAATTACAAGCAATAGAACCCTTAATCCAATTATTAGCTGATTCAGAGCGTGCAGTTTTACTACACGCGATCGCAGCACTCAAACAACTTGCACCAGAAATTGCCTACAAACAACTCCAGCAAATCGCCACAAGCGATCTAGCCCCAGAACTCAAACAAGGAGTTGCAATCGCGCTTTCTGAATGGTTGAATTGA